One Halostagnicola kamekurae DNA segment encodes these proteins:
- a CDS encoding GNAT family N-acetyltransferase translates to MASTIRIATLADADAIRDIYAPFCEGSAVTFEESVPTEAEVAARIESTLETYPWLVCERDDEVVGYAYASALRPRRAYEWVVELSVYVADGARGDGIGRGLYASLFAILERQGVCDAYAVTTLPNPETVRFHERLGFERLVDFPRVGYTQGEWHDVRWWRRPIATKPESPPRPTPLPDVRDSPDWAELVVTGETHLESA, encoded by the coding sequence ATGGCGTCTACAATTCGAATCGCGACGCTCGCTGACGCCGACGCGATTCGCGACATCTACGCCCCGTTCTGCGAGGGGTCGGCGGTTACGTTCGAGGAATCGGTCCCCACCGAAGCCGAGGTGGCAGCGCGCATCGAGTCGACGCTCGAGACCTACCCGTGGCTCGTCTGCGAGCGCGACGACGAAGTCGTCGGCTACGCCTACGCGAGCGCGCTGCGCCCGCGTCGGGCCTACGAGTGGGTCGTCGAACTCTCGGTCTACGTCGCCGACGGTGCTCGTGGCGATGGGATCGGCCGCGGGCTGTACGCGTCGCTGTTCGCAATTCTCGAGCGCCAGGGCGTCTGTGATGCTTACGCCGTGACGACGCTGCCAAACCCGGAGACGGTCCGGTTTCACGAACGCCTCGGCTTCGAGCGGTTAGTCGACTTTCCGCGGGTCGGATACACGCAGGGCGAGTGGCACGACGTGCGTTGGTGGCGACGGCCGATTGCGACGAAACCCGAGTCCCCGCCCCGTCCAACCCCGCTTCCAGACGTTCGCGACTCGCCCGACTGGGCGGAACTGGTCGTGACGGGTGAAACGCACCTCGAGTCGGCATAA
- the thiE gene encoding thiamine phosphate synthase: MNPSTWRTYLVTQSSLSEGRPTPEIVRAAIDGGIDAVQLRDKGLEARDRYEIGLECRELTDAAGIDLIVNDRVDLARAIDADGVHLGQSDLPVAVARDLLGPDAIVGCSASTVAEATRAEADGADYLGVGAIYGTSSKDVEKSKDGVGPDRIRDVVDAVSIPVVGIGGITAENAGPVVRSGATGVAVISQITAAADPRAATESLAEAVESARTNDGPPGNGPAAVDRGGAR, translated from the coding sequence ATGAATCCATCGACGTGGCGAACCTACCTCGTCACTCAGTCGTCGCTGTCGGAGGGCAGACCGACCCCCGAGATCGTCCGGGCTGCGATCGACGGCGGGATCGACGCCGTCCAGCTCCGAGACAAAGGTCTCGAGGCGCGGGATCGATACGAGATCGGCCTCGAGTGCAGGGAACTCACCGACGCGGCGGGCATCGATCTGATCGTCAACGACCGGGTCGACCTCGCGCGGGCGATCGACGCCGACGGCGTGCACCTCGGCCAGTCGGATCTCCCGGTCGCGGTCGCTCGAGACCTGCTCGGACCCGACGCGATCGTCGGCTGTTCGGCGTCGACGGTTGCGGAGGCGACGCGGGCCGAGGCCGACGGCGCGGATTACCTCGGCGTCGGCGCGATCTACGGGACGTCTTCGAAGGACGTCGAGAAGTCGAAAGACGGCGTCGGCCCCGATCGGATTCGCGACGTCGTCGACGCGGTGTCGATACCGGTCGTCGGAATCGGCGGCATAACCGCCGAAAACGCGGGGCCGGTCGTGCGGTCGGGCGCGACGGGCGTCGCGGTCATCAGCCAGATCACGGCGGCCGCCGATCCGCGCGCGGCGACCGAATCGCTCGCCGAAGCCGTCGAGTCGGCCCGGACGAACGACGGGCCACCGGGAAACGGACCGGCGGCCGTCGACAGGGGTGGTGCTCGATGA
- the thiM gene encoding hydroxyethylthiazole kinase: MTELGTATSADLERALEQLREAEPLVQALTNQVTMNDVANLILHWGALPVMADSPGDAGEMAQIAGGVLINAGQIEEYKVEAMVEAGRAANDRGVPVVLDPVGVGSTPSRKGVAERLLSEVDFAAIKGNYGEISALSGVEADVKGVESIGDYDDIDETARSLADSTGAVVVASGVEDVVVDADNAVSVSAGHEMMGEVVGTGCMLGATLAAFCGALEDDRAGALFGTLAFGLAGERATDLSYNGPASYKTNFLDTVAEFSPATVDEIDLEGRVTRLE, from the coding sequence ATGACCGAACTCGGTACCGCGACGAGTGCGGACCTCGAGCGCGCACTCGAGCAGCTCCGAGAGGCGGAACCGCTCGTCCAGGCGTTGACGAATCAGGTGACGATGAACGACGTTGCGAACCTCATCCTCCACTGGGGCGCGCTGCCGGTCATGGCCGATTCGCCCGGCGACGCGGGCGAGATGGCCCAGATAGCGGGTGGGGTTCTCATCAACGCCGGGCAGATCGAGGAGTACAAAGTCGAGGCGATGGTCGAGGCCGGACGGGCGGCGAACGACCGCGGAGTCCCCGTCGTCCTCGATCCGGTCGGCGTCGGGTCGACACCATCCCGAAAGGGCGTCGCCGAGCGGCTCCTCTCGGAAGTCGACTTCGCCGCGATCAAGGGTAACTACGGCGAGATCAGCGCGCTCTCGGGTGTCGAGGCGGACGTCAAGGGCGTCGAATCGATCGGCGACTACGACGACATCGACGAGACGGCTCGCTCGCTCGCGGATTCGACGGGCGCGGTCGTCGTCGCCTCCGGCGTCGAAGACGTCGTCGTGGACGCCGATAACGCGGTCTCCGTCTCGGCCGGTCACGAGATGATGGGCGAAGTCGTCGGCACCGGCTGTATGCTCGGCGCGACCCTCGCCGCGTTCTGTGGCGCACTCGAGGACGACCGCGCCGGAGCGCTTTTCGGGACGCTCGCGTTCGGACTCGCCGGCGAACGCGCGACCGATCTGTCGTACAACGGTCCCGCGAGCTACAAAACGAACTTCCTCGATACCGTCGCCGAATTCTCCCCCGCGACCGTCGATGAGATCGACCTCGAGGGCCGGGTGACCCGACTCGAGTGA
- a CDS encoding DUF7553 family protein — translation MTRTALEAAAQSLSDAADAADSDEASDRLETQSTKLEQLATADRGPDHGRLARHEHILNEIADEQGGAVADRVEDALDSIHEFRETLEGV, via the coding sequence ATGACACGAACTGCGCTCGAAGCGGCGGCCCAGTCACTATCGGACGCGGCGGATGCGGCAGATAGCGACGAAGCCAGCGACCGACTGGAAACGCAATCGACCAAACTCGAACAGCTCGCGACGGCCGACCGCGGTCCCGACCACGGCCGACTCGCTCGACACGAACACATCCTCAACGAAATCGCCGACGAGCAAGGCGGCGCGGTCGCGGACCGCGTCGAGGACGCCCTCGATTCGATCCACGAGTTCCGGGAGACGCTCGAAGGCGTCTGA
- a CDS encoding rubrerythrin family protein, which produces MTDAETVLDRVREHNQTALSRLGSSKSLYASTDGDIDTEPVLEATADAEYAAWQTFEEWAGDESNDRAREAFETTAEEERNHYETVSERLEEYEPEEVPALHEYLRGLESTIPRAGAFAGRILASKRSKEQVVGFFVGNADPQSAQLFRDFGDDLDDQIERVSDLLETVCDGDDEWARAEEAATDAIEAAYGEYVESLEAMGANPKPVC; this is translated from the coding sequence ATGACGGATGCCGAGACAGTCCTCGACCGCGTTCGCGAGCACAATCAGACCGCCCTGTCCCGACTGGGATCCTCGAAGTCGCTGTACGCGAGCACGGACGGCGACATCGACACGGAACCCGTTCTCGAGGCGACCGCCGACGCCGAGTACGCCGCGTGGCAGACCTTCGAGGAGTGGGCGGGAGACGAGTCGAACGATCGGGCCCGCGAGGCGTTCGAAACCACGGCCGAAGAGGAACGAAACCACTACGAAACCGTCTCCGAACGGCTCGAAGAGTACGAACCGGAGGAGGTCCCCGCGCTTCACGAGTACCTCCGCGGGCTCGAGTCGACCATCCCTCGCGCCGGCGCGTTCGCCGGCCGCATCCTCGCGAGCAAGCGCTCGAAAGAACAGGTCGTCGGCTTCTTCGTCGGTAACGCGGACCCACAGAGCGCACAGCTGTTTCGCGATTTCGGCGACGATTTAGACGACCAGATCGAGCGGGTGAGCGACCTGCTCGAGACGGTCTGTGACGGCGACGACGAGTGGGCTCGAGCAGAAGAGGCCGCGACCGACGCCATCGAGGCCGCCTACGGCGAGTACGTCGAGAGCCTCGAGGCGATGGGCGCGAACCCGAAACCCGTCTGCTAA
- a CDS encoding polysaccharide deacetylase family protein produces MKRRTYLVTAAGAVALAGCAGSDTDSDDENEDDPNDDTPEDHGGDGPDDETGTFDDFEDLEYWFTKQGTMSADEDRSAVGSQSVKLEASMSDRGVMISRTFDSPQDFSEMVPGMAVASEVELNPIIQLSDDSGDRIEYRGRVDPDLPLIRYNFGVSKIVGDPTLSEITSIQITTWTGTEKERTFWCDDLYFVPRLETGTVLVQFDYGYETTYTEGYSVLEEYDVPATAFVNTDYVGNDDRMDLGQLEELHDDGWTIASQSATTADLTESDDPAAQIQSGVEWLEENGFEDGADYFAYPLGRFDEAAVDAVESHHDLGFANGYGVGGEITNTQLCPRVGNPDVDDAEQLLERTAEMNGLTTIYYTELDDDRLDSFEETMATLSEMESDGDLEVVLPSDVEEKYVF; encoded by the coding sequence ATGAAACGACGAACCTATCTCGTGACGGCGGCCGGTGCGGTCGCGCTCGCAGGCTGTGCGGGTTCGGATACCGACTCGGACGACGAAAACGAGGACGATCCGAACGACGATACGCCCGAAGACCACGGCGGCGACGGCCCCGACGACGAGACCGGAACCTTCGACGACTTCGAGGACCTCGAGTACTGGTTCACGAAGCAGGGAACCATGTCCGCCGACGAAGACCGATCGGCCGTCGGTTCCCAGTCGGTCAAACTCGAGGCGTCCATGTCCGACAGGGGCGTGATGATCTCGCGCACGTTCGACTCCCCGCAGGACTTCTCCGAGATGGTTCCCGGTATGGCGGTCGCCTCGGAGGTCGAGTTGAACCCGATTATCCAGCTGTCGGACGACAGCGGTGACCGGATCGAGTACCGCGGACGCGTCGATCCCGACCTGCCGTTGATTCGGTACAACTTCGGCGTCAGCAAGATCGTCGGCGACCCGACCCTCTCCGAGATCACCTCCATTCAGATCACGACCTGGACGGGCACCGAGAAGGAGCGAACGTTCTGGTGTGACGACCTCTACTTCGTCCCGCGCCTCGAGACGGGGACGGTGCTGGTGCAGTTCGATTACGGGTACGAGACGACTTACACCGAGGGGTACTCGGTCCTCGAGGAGTACGACGTTCCGGCGACGGCGTTCGTCAACACCGATTACGTCGGGAACGACGATCGAATGGATCTGGGACAGCTCGAGGAACTCCACGACGACGGCTGGACCATCGCCAGCCAGTCGGCGACGACCGCCGACCTGACCGAATCCGACGATCCCGCCGCCCAGATTCAGTCGGGCGTCGAGTGGCTCGAGGAGAACGGATTCGAAGACGGCGCGGATTACTTCGCGTACCCGCTCGGCCGCTTCGACGAAGCCGCCGTCGACGCCGTCGAGAGCCATCACGATCTCGGGTTCGCGAACGGGTACGGCGTCGGCGGCGAGATTACCAACACGCAGCTCTGTCCGCGCGTCGGCAACCCCGACGTGGACGACGCCGAACAGTTGCTCGAGCGAACCGCCGAGATGAACGGCCTCACGACCATCTACTACACCGAACTCGACGACGACCGTCTCGATTCGTTCGAAGAGACGATGGCAACGCTCAGCGAGATGGAATCGGACGGCGACCTCGAGGTCGTTCTTCCGAGCGACGTCGAAGAAAAATACGTGTTCTAA
- a CDS encoding sulfurtransferase, whose product MATEYANDVLVTADWVEDRLDQFESDDSDLRLVEVDVDTEAYDDAHAPGAIGFNWETQLQDQTRRDILEKEDFEDLLGSHGISEDSTVVLYGDNSNWFAAYTYWQFKYYGHDEVYLLDGGREYWLENDYPTTDEEPDFSAVEYDAAGPRESIRAYREDVENAIERGVPLVDVRSPEEFRGDILAPPGLQETAQRGGHVPGAQNISWAAVTDDDGLFKSQEELEELYAEKGIDGDETTVAYCRIGERSSVAWFALHELLGYEDAVNYDGSWTEWGNLVNAPVETGEAE is encoded by the coding sequence ATGGCAACAGAATACGCCAACGACGTACTCGTAACGGCTGACTGGGTCGAGGACCGACTCGACCAGTTCGAAAGCGACGATTCCGACCTGCGACTGGTCGAAGTCGACGTCGACACGGAAGCGTACGACGACGCCCACGCGCCGGGCGCGATCGGGTTCAACTGGGAGACTCAGCTCCAGGACCAGACGCGACGGGACATCCTCGAGAAGGAAGACTTCGAGGACCTGCTGGGCAGTCACGGCATCTCCGAGGACTCGACCGTCGTCCTCTATGGGGACAACTCGAACTGGTTCGCCGCCTACACCTACTGGCAGTTCAAGTACTACGGCCACGACGAGGTCTATCTGCTCGACGGCGGCCGCGAGTACTGGCTCGAGAACGACTATCCGACGACCGACGAGGAGCCGGACTTCTCGGCCGTCGAGTACGACGCGGCCGGCCCGCGCGAGAGCATTCGCGCCTACCGCGAAGACGTCGAGAACGCGATCGAACGCGGCGTTCCGCTCGTCGACGTTCGCTCGCCCGAGGAGTTCCGCGGGGACATCCTCGCGCCGCCAGGACTCCAGGAGACGGCCCAGCGCGGCGGCCACGTCCCCGGCGCCCAGAACATCTCCTGGGCGGCGGTCACCGACGACGACGGCCTGTTCAAGAGCCAGGAGGAACTCGAGGAACTGTACGCCGAGAAGGGCATCGACGGCGACGAGACGACCGTCGCCTACTGCCGAATCGGCGAGCGATCGTCCGTCGCCTGGTTCGCACTGCACGAACTGCTCGGCTACGAGGACGCCGTCAACTACGACGGATCCTGGACCGAGTGGGGTAATCTCGTCAACGCGCCGGTAGAGACGGGCGAGGCCGAGTGA
- a CDS encoding sulfurtransferase, translating to MDDAYVVSPEWTEAHLEDPSVRLVDVRDAWEFDAIGHVPGAVNVPFDSYRDEDSDEPGTLPGATAFADLLEAAGIEPDDTIVVYDDMHGVFAARFVLTARVYGHEDVRLLDGDFSAWNRERETTSDEREFEPSSYDPEPLSAEESPLIDLEGVEAALERDAIFVDTRERDEYEEARLPGAVRFDWREVVDDETRRLKPEAELEELLAEHGITPDREIILYCNTARRISHTYVVLRALGYENIGFYEGSLTEWIAADGALESGSE from the coding sequence ATGGACGACGCCTACGTCGTTTCGCCGGAGTGGACCGAAGCACACCTTGAGGATCCGTCCGTTCGACTCGTCGACGTGCGAGACGCCTGGGAGTTCGACGCCATCGGACACGTTCCGGGTGCCGTCAACGTTCCGTTCGACAGTTATCGCGACGAGGACAGCGACGAACCGGGAACGCTCCCCGGCGCGACGGCGTTCGCCGACCTCCTCGAGGCCGCCGGCATCGAACCCGACGACACCATCGTCGTTTACGACGACATGCACGGCGTGTTCGCCGCCCGGTTCGTGCTGACCGCGCGGGTCTACGGCCACGAGGACGTTCGGCTCTTAGACGGCGACTTCAGCGCGTGGAACCGCGAGCGAGAGACGACGAGCGACGAGCGCGAATTCGAGCCCTCGAGCTACGACCCCGAGCCGCTTTCCGCCGAGGAGAGCCCGCTGATCGACCTCGAAGGAGTCGAGGCCGCGCTCGAGCGCGATGCGATCTTCGTCGACACCCGCGAGCGAGACGAGTACGAGGAGGCTCGCCTGCCCGGCGCGGTTCGCTTCGACTGGCGCGAGGTCGTCGACGACGAGACGCGCCGACTCAAGCCCGAGGCCGAACTCGAGGAGCTACTCGCCGAGCACGGCATCACGCCCGACCGGGAGATTATCCTCTACTGTAACACGGCGCGGCGGATCAGCCACACCTACGTCGTCCTCCGGGCGCTGGGCTACGAGAACATCGGGTTCTACGAGGGGAGCCTCACCGAGTGGATCGCCGCGGACGGCGCGCTCGAGTCCGGCAGCGAGTAG
- a CDS encoding dihydrolipoyl dehydrogenase, translating to MEDYDIVVLGGGSGSQVATAGAETGLEAAVLEPGPLGGACITRGCVPSKGLIHRADVIAEIQRADRFGINAELDGVAYGEITDAIHETVFEKADRQRESLEANERVTLYDAAGRFVDERTVELVDPEREDGGADADGRRIRGEDVIVAVGSRPTAPPIDGLENLEYLTSDDALYLDERPDRLVIVGGGYIGAELGYFFGALGAEVSIVGRSDRLVPREDDDVSAVVTDSLEEYCDLYTGFEATAVSSRNGGVSVTVESAESGDEEDASEELEADDLLVAAGRRPNTDTLDLEETGLEAADDGSLSVDETLETDVDGIWALGDVVGQFPFKHVADYEAELVSANVLDDDQRAVDYTGVPHAIFTSPQVASLGKTASELAEDDREYEAATAPYGTAPMGTVLASDDGFVKVLADSDGTILGCHIVGPQASTLIHEVAVAVQRGDGTVADIAETVHVHPALNEVVLAAFDEVASRPYSTTPDWRDVSGL from the coding sequence ATGGAAGACTACGACATCGTCGTCCTCGGGGGCGGGTCGGGCTCGCAGGTCGCGACGGCAGGGGCCGAAACGGGGCTCGAGGCGGCCGTCCTCGAACCCGGGCCGCTCGGCGGGGCCTGCATCACTCGCGGCTGCGTGCCCTCGAAGGGACTCATCCACCGCGCGGACGTCATCGCGGAGATCCAGCGCGCGGATCGGTTCGGGATCAACGCCGAACTCGACGGAGTCGCGTACGGCGAAATCACCGACGCGATCCACGAAACCGTCTTCGAGAAGGCGGACCGGCAGCGCGAGAGCCTCGAGGCGAACGAGCGGGTCACGCTCTACGACGCGGCGGGACGGTTCGTCGACGAGCGGACGGTCGAACTCGTCGATCCCGAACGCGAGGACGGCGGTGCCGACGCCGACGGACGGCGAATCCGGGGCGAGGACGTGATCGTCGCCGTCGGCTCGAGACCGACGGCACCGCCGATCGACGGACTCGAGAACCTCGAGTATCTGACCAGCGACGACGCGCTGTATCTCGACGAACGGCCCGACCGCCTCGTGATCGTCGGCGGCGGCTACATCGGAGCCGAACTCGGCTACTTCTTCGGGGCGCTCGGCGCCGAGGTCTCGATCGTCGGGCGAAGCGATCGGCTCGTCCCGAGAGAAGACGACGACGTGAGCGCGGTCGTCACGGACTCGCTCGAGGAATACTGCGACCTCTATACGGGCTTCGAGGCGACGGCCGTCTCGAGTCGAAACGGGGGCGTCTCCGTGACCGTCGAATCGGCGGAAAGCGGGGATGAAGAGGACGCGTCGGAAGAACTCGAGGCCGACGACCTCCTCGTCGCGGCCGGCCGGCGACCGAACACGGACACGCTCGACCTCGAGGAGACGGGCCTCGAGGCGGCCGACGACGGCTCGCTCTCTGTCGACGAGACGCTCGAGACAGACGTCGACGGGATCTGGGCGCTCGGCGACGTCGTCGGGCAGTTCCCGTTCAAACACGTCGCCGATTACGAGGCGGAACTCGTCTCTGCGAACGTGCTGGACGACGACCAGCGGGCGGTCGACTATACGGGCGTCCCCCACGCGATTTTCACGTCGCCGCAGGTCGCGAGCCTCGGGAAAACGGCGTCCGAACTCGCCGAGGACGACCGGGAGTACGAGGCGGCGACGGCCCCCTACGGCACCGCACCGATGGGGACGGTCCTCGCGTCCGACGATGGATTCGTCAAGGTGCTCGCGGATTCAGACGGGACGATACTGGGCTGTCACATCGTCGGCCCGCAGGCCTCGACGCTGATCCACGAGGTCGCCGTCGCCGTCCAGCGCGGCGACGGGACGGTGGCCGATATCGCCGAGACGGTCCACGTCCACCCCGCGTTGAACGAGGTCGTGCTCGCGGCGTTCGACGAGGTTGCCTCGAGGCCCTACTCGACGACGCCGGACTGGCGGGACGTGAGCGGGCTATAG
- a CDS encoding type II toxin-antitoxin system HicB family antitoxin yields the protein MTNDARDASDLADDDSITVTVENELYIAEDTETGVSSQGQTEEAALENLAATLETYHEGSQDDDGDSWL from the coding sequence ATGACCAACGACGCACGAGACGCGAGCGACCTCGCGGACGACGACTCGATCACCGTGACCGTCGAGAACGAACTCTACATCGCGGAGGACACGGAAACCGGGGTCTCGAGCCAGGGACAGACCGAAGAAGCCGCCCTCGAGAACCTCGCAGCGACGCTCGAGACCTACCACGAGGGCTCACAGGACGACGACGGCGACAGTTGGCTCTAA
- a CDS encoding signal recognition particle protein Srp54, whose product MVLDDLGSSLRGTLDKLRGKSRISEEDVEEIVKEIQRSLLSADVDVSLVMELSDNIERRALEEEPPAGTPARDFVLRIVYEELVDLIGESTDLPLEEQTILLAGLQGSGKTTSAAKMAWWFSTKGLRPAVIQTDTFRPGAYEQAEQMSERAEVEFYGDPDGEDPVQIARDGLEATSDADVHIVDTAGRHALEDDLIDEIEQIEGVVEPDRSLLVLDAAIGQGAKDQAQQFDESIGIDGVVITKLDGTAKGGGALTAVDQTDSSIAFLGTGEEVQDVERFEPDGFISRLLGMGDLGQLAERVERAMSQTEDEEEDWDPEDMLQGSFTLNDMQKQMQAMNNMGPLDQVMDMIPGFGGGIKDQLPDDAMDVTQERMRTFEVIMDSMTDAEKEYPKAIGASQVQRIARGSGTDEEQVRELLEQFKMMERTIKQFQGMGSEKEMQRMMQQMQQGGGGGGGGMGGMGPFG is encoded by the coding sequence ATGGTACTCGACGATCTCGGGAGTTCCCTTCGGGGCACCCTCGATAAACTCCGCGGGAAGTCACGGATCAGCGAAGAGGACGTCGAGGAGATCGTCAAGGAGATCCAGCGATCGCTGCTCTCCGCCGACGTCGACGTCTCGCTCGTCATGGAGCTGTCGGACAACATCGAGCGGCGGGCGCTCGAGGAAGAGCCACCCGCCGGGACGCCGGCGCGCGATTTCGTCCTCCGCATCGTCTACGAAGAACTGGTCGATCTCATCGGCGAGTCGACCGACCTCCCGCTCGAGGAGCAGACGATCCTGCTCGCGGGGCTGCAGGGGTCGGGGAAGACGACCTCCGCGGCGAAGATGGCGTGGTGGTTCTCGACGAAGGGGCTCCGTCCCGCTGTCATCCAGACGGACACCTTCCGGCCCGGCGCGTACGAACAGGCCGAGCAGATGAGCGAGCGCGCGGAGGTCGAGTTCTACGGCGACCCCGACGGCGAGGACCCCGTCCAGATCGCCAGAGACGGGCTCGAGGCGACCAGCGACGCGGACGTCCACATCGTGGACACGGCGGGTCGCCACGCGCTCGAGGACGACCTGATCGACGAGATCGAGCAGATCGAGGGCGTCGTCGAGCCGGATCGATCCCTGCTCGTGCTGGACGCGGCGATCGGTCAGGGCGCGAAAGACCAGGCCCAGCAGTTCGACGAGTCGATCGGCATCGACGGCGTCGTCATCACGAAACTCGACGGGACGGCGAAAGGTGGCGGGGCGCTGACGGCGGTCGACCAGACCGATTCCTCGATCGCGTTCCTCGGTACCGGCGAGGAGGTACAGGACGTCGAACGGTTCGAACCCGACGGCTTCATCTCGCGGCTGCTCGGGATGGGCGATCTCGGCCAGCTCGCCGAACGCGTCGAGCGCGCGATGTCCCAGACCGAGGACGAAGAGGAAGACTGGGATCCCGAGGACATGCTGCAGGGCTCGTTCACCCTGAACGACATGCAAAAGCAGATGCAGGCGATGAACAACATGGGACCGCTGGATCAGGTCATGGACATGATCCCCGGCTTCGGCGGCGGGATCAAAGACCAGCTGCCCGACGACGCGATGGACGTCACCCAAGAGCGCATGCGGACCTTCGAGGTCATCATGGACTCGATGACCGACGCCGAAAAGGAGTATCCGAAGGCCATCGGCGCGAGTCAGGTCCAGCGGATCGCCCGCGGCTCGGGGACGGACGAAGAGCAGGTTCGAGAGCTGCTCGAGCAGTTCAAGATGATGGAGCGGACGATCAAGCAGTTCCAGGGCATGGGATCGGAAAAGGAGATGCAGCGGATGATGCAACAGATGCAACAGGGCGGTGGCGGCGGAGGCGGCGGCATGGGCGGTATGGGCCCGTTCGGATAA
- a CDS encoding RNA-binding domain-containing protein, producing MSATQTEIYRIDIEITAPVYDTEVTARVADAVRNVFPNADLEESLGEIRGEAHSMEQFSELLHRQEILDTARGEFFSNREGQTFSFALKKQAAFENRVNFSVGEPDELGEIAVRVRVDEPTLEEYVDHVAPPTEDGRPVDG from the coding sequence ATGAGCGCAACGCAAACCGAAATCTATCGCATCGACATCGAGATCACAGCACCGGTCTACGACACCGAGGTCACCGCTCGAGTCGCCGACGCCGTGCGGAACGTCTTCCCGAACGCCGACCTAGAGGAGAGCCTCGGCGAGATCAGGGGCGAAGCGCACTCGATGGAGCAGTTTTCGGAGCTCCTGCACCGACAAGAGATCCTCGACACCGCCCGCGGCGAGTTCTTCTCGAATCGGGAGGGACAGACCTTCAGCTTCGCGCTGAAAAAGCAGGCAGCGTTCGAAAACAGGGTGAACTTCTCCGTCGGCGAACCCGACGAACTCGGCGAAATCGCGGTCCGCGTGCGCGTCGACGAACCGACGCTCGAGGAGTACGTCGATCACGTCGCGCCGCCGACCGAAGACGGGCGGCCGGTCGACGGCTGA
- a CDS encoding AAA family ATPase, protein MHVIGTVGLPGSGKGEAATVAREEGIPVVTMGDVVRQETADRGLDPAKDHGTVAQALREENGPAAIAQRSLPMIEDRLEDHEAVLVDGIRSGVEVDAFEERFGAEFTLVSIEAPFDLRAERIDARGRDADEDDGGEGLAARDERERGFGMDDAMERADVVVENTDSLEAFHDRIRTIIRDGERRVHNS, encoded by the coding sequence ATGCACGTCATCGGAACGGTGGGATTGCCCGGCAGCGGCAAGGGCGAGGCAGCCACCGTCGCACGCGAGGAGGGAATTCCTGTCGTGACGATGGGCGACGTCGTCCGTCAGGAGACCGCCGACCGCGGACTCGATCCCGCGAAAGATCACGGCACCGTCGCGCAAGCGCTTCGCGAGGAGAACGGCCCGGCGGCGATCGCCCAGCGGTCGCTGCCGATGATCGAGGACCGCCTCGAGGACCACGAGGCCGTCCTCGTCGATGGCATCCGGTCGGGCGTCGAGGTCGACGCGTTCGAAGAGCGGTTCGGCGCTGAGTTCACGCTGGTCAGTATCGAAGCTCCCTTCGACCTCCGCGCGGAGCGAATCGACGCGCGCGGTCGCGACGCAGACGAGGACGACGGCGGCGAAGGGCTCGCGGCGCGCGACGAGCGCGAGCGCGGTTTCGGCATGGACGACGCGATGGAGCGAGCGGACGTGGTCGTCGAAAACACCGACTCGCTCGAGGCGTTTCACGATCGAATCCGAACCATCATCCGAGACGGCGAACGACGGGTGCACAATTCATGA
- a CDS encoding type IV pilin, whose product MDLNALTLERAESADERAVSPVIGIVLMVGITVIMAAIIGGLVMGLVPDQPSQPTVTLEFQEHNETVTIAHAGGDDFDAAGVTITGNGMTGEISATTGDDSGGVESNSWDNSTSTGDSITLAEDSDGGLDSDGGEIQVVWNANDRSTILDRFEYGGAD is encoded by the coding sequence ATGGATCTGAACGCACTTACACTCGAGCGAGCGGAATCGGCGGACGAACGCGCGGTGAGCCCCGTCATCGGCATCGTCCTCATGGTCGGGATCACCGTGATTATGGCCGCGATTATCGGCGGACTCGTCATGGGACTGGTCCCCGACCAGCCGTCACAGCCGACGGTCACCCTCGAGTTTCAAGAACACAACGAGACGGTGACGATCGCCCACGCCGGCGGTGACGACTTCGACGCCGCGGGGGTAACGATCACCGGGAACGGGATGACCGGTGAGATTTCCGCAACGACGGGCGACGACAGCGGCGGCGTCGAGAGCAACTCGTGGGATAACTCGACCTCGACCGGCGATTCGATCACGCTCGCTGAAGACTCAGACGGGGGGCTCGATTCGGACGGCGGCGAAATACAGGTCGTCTGGAACGCGAACGACCGGAGCACCATTCTGGACCGATTCGAGTACGGTGGGGCGGACTGA